The window CAGCCCAAACAGCATATCCATAATGGCCGTGCCATTGGCCCCGTCTAGGTTGCCGGTGGGCTCGTCAGCCAAAAGAATTTTGGGGCGCGGTGCCGAGGCCCGAGCCAGCGCGACACGCTGTTGCTCGCCGCCAGACATTTGCGCAGGGTAATGATCGGCGCGCTGGGCCAGACCAACGGTTTCAAGTTCTTGATAGGCACGCTCAAAGGCGTCTTTGTGGCCTGCTAATTCCAGCGGTGTCGCGACGTTTTCAAGCGCGGTCATAGTTGGGATCAGGTGAAAGCTTTGAAACACCACACCCATGTTGTCGCGTCGAAATCGGGCCAGTTGATCTTCGCTCATTGAAGTAAGGTCTTGGCCAAGGGCCGTGATCGTTCCGCCTGTTGCGTTTTCAAGCCCGCCCATCAGCATCAAGAGCGAGGATTTGCCCGATCCGGAGGGGCCAACCAGACCTAGAGTTTCCCCCTGTGGTACATCTAAGGTAATTCCGTGTAAGATTTCTATAAGTCCGGCGTTGCCTTCGAGCGCCAAACGCACATCTTTAAGAGATAGAACATTATTCATGGAGTATGCCTGTTGGTAAGTCTTGCAAAGCAATATGGGGTTTGGTGGGAATTGAGCAAGGCGGCGCTGGCTGTTTTTCTGACGGTTGGCGCTGTTGCAGCCGAGCCACTCAAGGTTGTGGCCCTAGGCGATAGCCTGACGCAAGGCTATGGGTTGCAGCAAAATGCGGGCTTTGTGCCACAATTGCAAAATTGGTTGTCAGAGCAAGGTGCCGATGCGCAGCTTATCAATGCTGGTGTGTCCGGGGATACGACCGCAGGTGGTGCAGCGCGGGCAGCTTGGTCCCTAAGCCCAGACACGGACGCTATGATTTTAGCCTTGGGCGCCAATGATATGCTGCGTGGCATCGACCCTGCCGTCTCGCGGGAAAATCTGTCGCAAATTCTGCAGGTTGCTGTCGCGCAAGATGTACAGGTTTTATTGGTCGGGATGCAGGCACCGGGCAATTTTGGACAAGATTATAAAGCGCGGTTTGACGCGATGTATCCAGAATTGGCGTTGGACTTTGGCGCGTTACATATGGAGAGCTTTTTTGAAGGTTTAGGATCACAAGATCCAGCCGAGTTACAAGCGCTGATGCAAAGCGATGGCATTCACCCCAATCAAGATGGCGTTGCGCTGATCGTGGCTGCAATTGGACCGCATGTGCTGGAGTTGCTGGCGCGGGCGGAAGCGCAGTAAGCTGTGCCGGGCCGACTGTTTCTGACAACGCCCCTGCGTGACATCGCAAGTTGGTTCGGGCGCGATCCAGTAGATGCCCCAGAAAATCCACCCCGATTGAATATGCAGCCGGGCCAACCACTGGTCTGTCTGACCCAAGACGGGTTTCAAGAGATGCGCTGGGGGATAATGCCTGTGGGGCGGGTCAATGCCCGCGGGCGGCCAGTGATGGAAACGCTGATTAATGCGCGTTCGGAAACCGTGTTTGGCAAATCAGCCTTTGCCGGGATGGGCCGCGCCGCGGTGGTGGTTGATGGTTGGTATGAGTGGACAGGCGCGGCGCGAAAGAAGACGGCTTGGCGCATATCAGGCAAGCAACCGCTGATCTTTGCTGCAATTAGCGATATCTGGACAGCCCCCGGCGGGCTAGAAGTGCCGCAGGTTGCCACGCTGACCTGTGAACCCAATGCTGATGTCGCCCGTGTTCACCATCGTATGGGTGTATTGCTGCGTCCCGAGGATGTGCCGTTGTGGCTAGGCGGATCTGTGGCGCAGGTCGCTGACCTGCTGAAACCATGGCCCGCGGGTTTGCTGTGCATTGAGCCAGCGACTGATGTGGATTGGCAGGGGCCGTAAGCTTTAGCCCAATGGATCAGAAAGCGGGCCAGCGGTTTTGGTTTCATGGCGAAAGCTGCGCGAGATAGCGATCATCAAGATCGACAGCAAAAGCATCACGGTGAAGGCCATTCTGAGCGAGGAGGCGGAGGCAATAAATCCAATGATTGGAGGTGCCAAAAGCAGGCCGCCATAACCCAGCGTTGCCACGCTTGCGATGGCCTGCGCCTGAGGAATATCCGGGTCATTTGCTGCGCGCGTGATGGCCAATGGAAAGGCGAGCGCAAAACCAAACCCCATCAAGGTGAAGCCGATTAAGGTAAACGTCGGTGTTGCAACAAACACTGCGAGGCTCACGCCTATAAAGCCGGTTATGCCACTGAACATA is drawn from Cognatishimia sp. WU-CL00825 and contains these coding sequences:
- a CDS encoding ABC transporter ATP-binding protein → MNNVLSLKDVRLALEGNAGLIEILHGITLDVPQGETLGLVGPSGSGKSSLLMLMGGLENATGGTITALGQDLTSMSEDQLARFRRDNMGVVFQSFHLIPTMTALENVATPLELAGHKDAFERAYQELETVGLAQRADHYPAQMSGGEQQRVALARASAPRPKILLADEPTGNLDGANGTAIMDMLFGLRDRHGATLVLVTHSNELARRCDRVIRLRDGQIENMQKAAE
- a CDS encoding arylesterase, which translates into the protein MSKAALAVFLTVGAVAAEPLKVVALGDSLTQGYGLQQNAGFVPQLQNWLSEQGADAQLINAGVSGDTTAGGAARAAWSLSPDTDAMILALGANDMLRGIDPAVSRENLSQILQVAVAQDVQVLLVGMQAPGNFGQDYKARFDAMYPELALDFGALHMESFFEGLGSQDPAELQALMQSDGIHPNQDGVALIVAAIGPHVLELLARAEAQ
- a CDS encoding SOS response-associated peptidase, whose amino-acid sequence is MPGRLFLTTPLRDIASWFGRDPVDAPENPPRLNMQPGQPLVCLTQDGFQEMRWGIMPVGRVNARGRPVMETLINARSETVFGKSAFAGMGRAAVVVDGWYEWTGAARKKTAWRISGKQPLIFAAISDIWTAPGGLEVPQVATLTCEPNADVARVHHRMGVLLRPEDVPLWLGGSVAQVADLLKPWPAGLLCIEPATDVDWQGP